The DNA segment TGGCAGTAGCCGGTAATATTCTCGAAGCCCGGCCTCTCCCTGATGCTCTCGCAGCTCTGGCCCCAGCCCTTCTGCGCCATGCTACCATCTTTGATCCGTTTGATAGGGAAAAGATCCGGCTTGCGCACGAGATCAACGAACGTATTCCACATCCCCCCTTCAGCCAATGGATAAGACATGCCAGGGCTCTGACCAAAGATGAACCTATCCCGGAAAATATTCCATTCCCCGATGTCAGCACGGCTTCCGCACAAGAATGCATTGCATTCATCGCACATCAAACCGCCAATAGTCACAGATACCCCATCCTGCTCCACCTCTGGCAGACAGGGGCCGGGCCGGAACTCATCAAAGCGATCAGGATTCTCGCCGCCTCCCCGTCTGGAATGTTGGCGGCCCCTCTCATGGCCTGGGGAGCCTATGCTGCGGGAAAACCTCTACTCACCGAGATGCTGCTCGAAGAGGGAGTGGATTCCTTCGTGGCCCACAACCTTCGTGCCCGCATAGCCCTGGACAGTGGCATCCATGCAAAAGCCGTTGAATATCTGAGGACGTCACTCGAAGCCGAGCCGTTCCAACCCGCGATCATCGAACAATTGGCAACACTGGAATCAGACAATTCCGAGTCCTTTCCAGAGGATAATACTCATATATGCCTCTATACATGGAATAAACCGGAACTTCTCGCACAGACCCTGCACAGCCTTGCACACACTGCCATCGGATCGACCGGCGTCACTGTCCTCAACAACGGGACCACGACCTGCTCCCCGGATGAATTGGAAAGGCGCGTCCATGATCAGACTCCGGGCCTCTCAATTCATTGGGTACATCTGCCTGTAAATATCGGTGCCCCAGCCGCTCGCAACTGGCTTCTTTCCCTGCCCGAAGTCCGCCAGTGTCGCTATGTGGCCTTCCTTGATGATGACGTGCTCCTCCCCCGAACATGGCTGGCACAATTCCATAAGACACTCCGCCGCTTCCCCGAGGCTGCAGCGGTCGGTCCCAAATGCATGAATCCGAATGTGCATACAATTCAGTACGCTTTCCGACATTTTACGCAGACAGGGCAGGACATGATTCGTTTCAGTCCCAATGCTCCCACACTCATGGATATGGGCCAATTCGACTCTGCTCGTCCGAGCCTCACTGTCATGGGATGCTGCCATCTGCTGGACACCAAACGATTGGCAGCGCGAAAAGTACCACACTTCGATATACGATTCTCTCCCTCCCAAGTGGATGACATAGAACATGATCTCCAGATATGGAAAGCAGGCGGACAGGTTTTCTACGACGGCTCTGTTGGCGTGGTTCACCTTCAGGACACAGGAAAAGCCCAATCACGCGCCACTATTGGGCATACCTATGCAAATCATTCCAAACTCGAAGCCATATTTTCACAGGAAGAACTGAGCATGATGGACGCGGCATACAAGGACGCTGACAAAAGCGCATTCAGCAAATCACTCCAAGCCGTCCTTCCTACCCTGAATGGAACGGCCCGTGTCTTTTGGGAAACAATCAAAACAAACATATAAAAAACGCCCGATATTCACCGGGCGCTATCCAATTTCATGCTTTCTTCGTATTATTTGAACGAGCGGGCAAATAACTCTTCCAAAGCGATTTTCCCGTTCTCCTCAAGAAAACGGGTCCCGGTTCCCGTGAAATGCCTGTCGGTAATAACTGGTGTCTCAACGGAAATCCACGCACCCTTTTCCCATTTGAACCAACAATTCTTGACCTGACCAAAGACATAGAGGTCCTTGTTGCAAATCTTGGCAAACTCGGCTCCCCACCCGGTCCCGCCCTTGACGGTTCCGTCTTCCTGGATGGTTCCAACCACAAAGACTTCATGCCCAGACTCGACCTGATGCATAATGGTCTGCAAGACCTTGCGCATTTTCTCGGCGTTGGTAAATTTCCGATTGAGCAGCTTGGCTACATAAGTCAAACTGACATCTTTTCTGGTCAATTCCTCATTGGTCAGAACCCGTACGCCTCGAGTCCGCTCAATCCTGTGCCCTTCAAAGGTGTAATTCACTTCAGCCAGCCCGTAATACTCGGCCAGCTTGCCGAATTGATTTTCCGCGCCCTGGGCTCCGCCGCTGAATAAGGTGTAGCTTTCGTATTTGGACATGGTCTCTCCTTGAAAATGATATGAAGTGTCTTCTGAATCGCTGGCTTGACGGCACATGTAGCACTCGTTTGATACGCCGGGCAATATCTTCGCATTATATTTTCCCGGGAAGCCAACCTCCTCTTAAGGCCGCGCTCATGAACGGTACCCCACTTGAGCCTGTTTTGCCAGCAGGTCAGCCAAGAGCACTTTATCCATATCGCGGGCCATTTTCTCAAATTCCTCTGGCTCATATTTGGTCATGAGTTTACGAAGATTGGCTGTGGCCCCGGCGGACTCACCCCCGCCCAATTCACTCTGTGCTCCTGATTTCCTTTTGTGCGCAATAGAGAGAAATCCTGTATAAACGGCGTATCCACCGGCAAGAACCATGCGAAGGTCTCGTTCCAGGTCATCGTATTGCGTGGGAGAAAAGCGAAGATCAAAGTCCCCGGTTTCAAGCAGCCGTTGTGTACGGAAAAGATGCACACACCCTGTCACCGATGCACAGGGACGAATATAGTCTGCCTGTCCGAAATCAGCATCCTGCAACATGAGAGTCCCCATCAATGCCTCCTGCCGGTGACCGGGTGAGGGAGCCAGATTGTGTTCACCACACTGCATCCGGGCCGGACCGTTGAAATCAACGACCTTGCATCCCCACACTCCGGCATCAGGATACTGTTTCACAGCCTCACCCAATCGCCCGAGCCAATCACCAGGCAAGGCAATGTCATCATCGATATACGCTACAAAGTCAGAAACCTGCACTTCAGGCAAATGCATAAGCCAGTTGCGAGCGGCCGGTGCTCCCACATTGACAGGCAAAGCCACCGATGAAGCCCGTTCCGGGCCAAACTTCTCGATGAAATGATTGATTACATCTGAAGTCGTGTCCGAACTGCCATTATCAAGCAAACAGACTCGGATGTCCGATTCCACCGCTCCTTTACTGGAGAGCAACGAATCCAGAGTCGTGACAAGGTCGTCTGCTTTGTTCCAACTGTAACCAAGCACCGTCACCCTTCCCGGCAACCTGGCAACGTTTTTCGCAGAACCGGCAAGGTGATCATGCAGCCGCAGCCAGAGACTGACATTCCACGGACGTTCGGCCACACACCTCTCAAGCAATCCAAGAGCTTTCTCTTCCTTGCCCGACCGAAGCCATGCCGTGATCAGACGCTCCTTCACCACGGGCAAGGGCAACGTATTCAAATTTTCCCGATACATTCCGGCTGCGGGAAGCACCTCACCCAATGCAAGCATGGCATTTGCTTTGGCATACGCAAACAAAGATGCCAATTCTGATCGAGGTATCGTGCTGGATATCATTTCGACGAGGAATTCCCACTGAGAATTAATTCGAACGAATTCATACAGGTGATGCCACCAGAAAAGATTTTGCGGGGTTTTCACCAGACGGTTTCGCAAAAAATCCATCTGAGTACGGACGTCTGCCGACATGGCTATCCGAGCTTCGGGCGTGACCTCGGGATGCCAATGGGAAAGAACTGCCCTGATTACGGGTAACAGGACTGGCGACACAGGGGGCAACGATTCCAGATGACTTGCCAAACCGGCAACACAATTTCCGTCAAAAGGATTTTCACCCCATGCGGCCAGAAATAAATCCTGTGCAATGCTTGCTATAATAGGGGAATTTTCCCAATTGCCTGCCAGAGCAGAACCAGTGGCACTCTGCAAATGCAGCCTGCCCGAGAAACCGAGTAACAGGTGTCGCCGCAAATCATGTGGCAACGAAGTCAAGTCAAAGGAAGGGTTCATGGTTTCCAACTATGCGGCAACTCCGGTAAAGTCAATAAACCCTCCTTTCGAAGCTATCGCTTTTCTGGTAGAAGAGAAACACGATGCACAGATTTTTCATTCCCCAAACTCTCCCGCCCTGTAGTGGCATACGTCCCGAATTCAGGGAACGTTTTTCCGGGTGGCACCTCGGCATGGGGCTGCCTGAAACCCTTCTCGCGCTCATCAGAGGGTTAAACGCTCTGGGCAGAGATATCCCCTCGTGTAAAAATACCGCTCTCGGAATGGGAGTGTGGGGATTCCAGACCCATCCGCTCATGCATGATCTGGCTCAAGCAGCCGTGGAGACGACCGCAACGGTCAATACGAATCCACAACAAAAAGCACTGGCTGAACGGATCGCTGCAACACCAAAGCTCAATGATACAGATACGGAAACCATGGAAACATGGCATGCTCTGGTTAGACAGGAGGATCGATCCCTGCTGCTTCGTTTCCTCGCCGTTGTCCTGGCAGACTCGACCAAAGGACTTTCGTGGCTTGGTCACTGTTGGCAGGATATGTTATTTCTCGGACGACCTGAGATACCAAAAGCCGCCCTGGACATGGTTCAATGGGATGCCATCACCTTTCCGCTCAAAGCCAGGCTGGAAGCTGAATGGAGCTTTCATTGCCACCAGCCAGAGCAAGCTCTGCAAGCCATAGAATCGCTCGACTCTGATCTATGGGGACTCTGGCGGGCCTATACCGGGGCAGAAGTGTTGATACGAAGCGGTGAAACCGAGGAAGCCAAGGAGGTACTCTCCAACCTCTGGAGCATGATTCCGTGGCATATCAATCTGACCCTCAAACTGCACGCCCTCTTCAACCCCATTGTCATGGCCGCAGATGAAAAAACAAACGATGCCGCAATCCTCGTTTACTCATGGAATAAAGGAGAATTGCTTGCCCAAACACTCAAAAGTCTCGCCTCCAGCAATCTCGGGCAAGCCCGAATTTATGCCCTTGATAACGGTTCTACAGACAACACACCCGAAGTTCTCAGACAGGCACAGGATATATTCGGAGCAGAACGCTTTCAGACCATAACCCTCCCTGTCAACGTAGGCGCACCTGCTGCACGCAACTGGCTGCTTTCGTTGCCAGCTGTTCGTACGGCTCAATGGGCCGCCTTTCTTGATGACGATGTTATTCTGCCCAAAGACTGGCTCCTTCATCTACTGGGAGCGGCGCAGGGAGACAAAAAACTCGGTGCGGTTGGCTGCCGCATCACCGCGGCCACTCCTCCTTTCGGTCTACAATCAGCAGACTACAATCTTTTCCCCACTCCGCCCAAAAAAACTGCACCGGGACACCTTCCCAATCGGGTTCTCCTGTACGACAATTGTGCCGGATCAACAGATACAGGACTATTCTCGTACACGCGCCCCTGTCTGTCTGTTTCGGGATGCTGCCACCTGATCAATATGGAAGCTGTTCGCATGGCCGGGGGATTCGACCTACGCTATACGCCATCTCAATTTGATGATCTTGACAGAGACCTCCGTTCTGCGCTGGCAGGGATGCCTGCTCTATATACAGGAACCATGGCTATCCATCATGTCCAGCACTCCAGTCTTGCCAAATCAAAAAGTGTGCAGCAGATAGGCCATGTCATGGGCAACAAATTCAAACTCGATACTCGATACACCGATGAAGAATTACTCCGGCTTGGTGCTGAAAACCGTGAACGCCTCTGGGATGACCTGCAAACCAAACATGATTTTCTCGCCGCCCTTCTCGGTTGACCCACACCGGATCCATGCTTACTCTTACCTTGACCAATTCAGTACGAATTAGGAGATAACCATGGACGACGTCAGAATATACGGCGATTTTCACCGCATCACTCCAGATATTTTCGAGCAAATCAAGGATGCAATCCCTGTTGATCAGGTTGAGTACGATGGTGATGTGTTACGAATTGACCATGAAGGGACCTATATCCTGATGGACGACTTTATCGAATTAATCAGTAAGAGACTGCCCGAGGAGGGCTATGGGCATGTCGAATTCATCGACAACCTCGAATGGGAAGTGACACGGTATACAATAACTCCCGGCAAGATAGAGCACAAGAAAATCAAAGTGGATAATGTCCTCGATGCTCATATGCGTGACCTCGGCATGTAATCAAATCTCATTCTCAGAAAAAAATAGGCCACCCGAACTCGGGCGGCCTATTTTTTTCTGCTTGCTATAAACAATCAGAAATGAAGTGACTGTGATGCAGCATGCATTAGTCTGACATCGACAGCTTTGGGGCCAATCTTCTCATCGACGATATCGAAAGAGACTCGCTCCCCAGCATCCAGGGTCTGGAACCCATCACGTATAACTTCGGAATAATTAACAAAGACATCCGATCCATCATCTGCGAGGATGAAACCGAATCCTTTTTGCTCGTTAAACCAACTGACCGTCCCTTCTCGCCGCACACCGACCTCCATGGAATAGGTAGATACGAAGCGAAGATAGCCCGATACCATATTCTTGGCAATCCGGTTTCTCTTAAAAAGGGTTCGAGACAATTTTACTCAGAAACCGGTCTCTCTGCTTCTTCAGGTATGCCAACACCATCTTCAGCTGTTTCCAGCTTCTTGGCGTCCTTGCGTTTCTGCTTTTCTTCTTTCTTCTTCTTCTTAGCCATTTCCTTCTGTCGCTTTGCAAACTTATAATTGGGCTTGGCCAAATTTTCCTCCCTGTTAAGATGACTTCCGCCTCTGACTGAAAGCGCGGAAAAAGAAAACGCCCGACTCCCGAATGAGAGGCGGGCGTAGATGTGCCTGATTGATCAGCAGGTAAAATGCTTACCAGCGAGGACGCTCAACACGGGGTTTGGCTTCGTTGACCTTGATGTTACGGCCACCGAAATCTTTGCCGTCCAGAGCTTCGATAGCATCCAGGTAGCCGTCTTCGGACATTTCGACAAAGCCGAAACCACGGGGACGACCGGTTTCGCGGTCTTCGATCAACTTAACGGAAGTAACTTCACCATATGCCGCAAACGCTGCACGGACCTCATCTTCAGTTGCGGACCAGGGCAAATTGCCGACATAAATGTTCTTGGACATTAAAAAACTCCTAAAGAAAGTGATGTGAAAATGACGCCCGTGCGTCACTATAAAAATAATAAAAGAAGCAGCGTACACGATGCGCACGCTGCTCCTCGATATACCTGTTCATTCAAACCAGCGCCGGCCAACATTCGACCGCGCCTCCACGGGTGCCGCTGGTGTAGAAACCAACTTATTTGCTATTTATGAAGATAAGTCAAGCAATATAATTTTTTTTATTGTTTAAAAATTACAATGCGCTTTGAGCGGGAAAGAGATTTCAGCTCCCCATTCCCATAGGAACAGAACCTTCGAACTCTTCCCGAGTACCGCAAAAAATCTGCTTTCCTCTCTCCATGACCATGACATGATTGATAGCAGCAATTCGATCTTCCACATGATGCGTGACCATCACAAGGGGTACACCGGAGTCCGCCAACTGCTGCAACAGGCCAAGCATAAGTGAACGCGAGACACTGTCCAACCCGGCCATGGGTTCATCCAAAAGTAATAATCTCGGATTCGAAGCCATGGCCCGAGCCAACAAGATTCGTCTTTGTTGCCCATAGGACATACGGCGAAGCGGACGATCCGCAAGCTCAGCCAACCCGACTCTGGCAAGCCAATCCTGTGCACCGAGCAACTCTGCACTTTCTGGCTCATCCAGCATTCCGACACTGCCCCGATACCCGGAAAGAACGGTTTCCAAAGCTGTCACTTCCCATGCCAGTTCACGCCCATATCCTGTTTGCAAGGCAGGAGAAACAAAACCAATGCGTGGCCGGGCCTTGTCCATGGGCATGCCCCCCAACCGCTCCACAACACCAAGCCCCTGAGCATCGTCAGCATACGGCGCTATTTCACTGAGAATCAATTTGAGTAGTGTTGACTTTCCAGCGCCGTTGTCACCCAGAATAATCCAATTTTCCCCAGGCAGGACAGTCCAATTGACAGAATGAAGAAAACGGACACCGCCTGACACGACGGAAACATTTTTCATACGTACCAAAAATTCAACGTCATCCACTTCATTATGCACTGGCAATTCACAAGCCACCACATCTGGTTCACTCTCCTGAAGAAGCTCAAGCGCATCTTCCCGGTCACCTTCCATGATGATTCTCCCACCATGCATAATCACTGCCCGGTTCACGGAGTGCGGCACATCACCGATTCGATGCGCAGCACATACCAAAGTGGAAATTTCCCCCGCTGTATCGAGCAAGCTCAACACTTCGGCACGAGAAACCACATCAAGTCCCTCAAGGCATTCATCCAAGAGAAGAATATCCGGACGAGGCGCCAAGGCCCGAGCTATGAGCAACTTTCTGACCTGCCCTGTCGAAAGAGTCCCCAGCTCACTTGCCGCCAATTCTTCAATACCGAGGAGAGCAATGATTTCATCTGCCGCTGCTTCCTGCTGCGGGGATGCCTGCTCATAAAGAAGCGGAGTATCAAAGAACCCGGCCAGCACAACAGTACGTCCCACTGACCGTCGGGCATGGAGAAAATAAAAATCCTGCATATCCGCAGAAACGAGTCCGATACGCTGACGCAGTCCCAGAACCGTTGGTTGAGGACCGTCCCCCAAATCATAGACGCGCACTCCACCGGGGTCGGGCAGGATATCACCACGCAACAACTTCAATAATGTTGTTTTGCCTGATCCGTTATGGCCAACCACGGCAACATGCTCTCCACGCAAAAGCTGCATGGAAAGAGAACCTACCAATCGTGTCCCGTTTCGTCTCACGGACACGCCTTCAAGCTGAATAAGTGGATGCATAAGGACATTCTTCACCTTCATTCACCGAAAGGCAACCCTTTCGCCTTGAAAATACACACGGTTGTGGCATAGCATGCTGAATGTCTGCCAAAGTTGTCATCACCCATATCCCGGAATACTCGTTCCCTTCGCTCGCCCAGCGCACTGCCGTCCTTCTGGAAAAAGCAGGTCTCACTCCCTCTCCCGGCCACCATATTCTAGTGAAACCCAACCTGGTGTCCCCCAGCAATGCCAGCCATTGCTGTACGCATCCCATGATAGTCAAGGCGGCGTGCGCTTATTTACTGGACCACAAAGTGAAAATCACCGTGGCCGATTCTCCTGCTTTCGGCAATGCATCCCATGCCGCACGTCGATCCGGCCTGCGACAAGCCATGGCAGAACTCGGTCTCGAAGTGACCAGCCTTCGCCACCCGACTCCACTGCCCCTGAGCCAGGGCGGGACCATAGGGATTTCAAAGGATGCTCTCGAAAAGGACCTCATACTCAATATCCCGAAACTCAAGGTCCACTGCCAGATGACCATCTCCGGGGCGGTCAAGAATCTTTTCGGATGTGTGGTCGGCTTTCGCAAGGCCGTCGCTCATAACAGGCTTGGTCACAGTCATGAAGTTTTCCGCTCCATGCTTATGGATGTTTACGATGCACTGCCGACAACGTTTCACCTCATGGACGGAATCCATTCCATGCACAAGGATGGACCTATTAATGGAGAGCCATTTGAACTGGGACTGCTTTCCGCATCAAACAATGGCATTGCCCTGGACACGGCCGCATACGTTATTCTTGGTTTGCAACCAAACCAAGTGCCATTGTGGGAGGAAGCATACATGCGCCGTCTGGTTGGTTCTCACCCTGATGACATCGTGTATCCATTTGAAAACACAGGGGTCTTTGACACAACAGGTTTCGAGATGTCGAACAAACGCCCCCTTGACTTTCACCTCCTGCGCCTGATCAAAGGACGGGTTCGTAGCCTCATGAAACGGTTTGTCAAATAAGCCCCCCCTTGCACTCATCCGAGAGGGACGATATGGATAAGAATATGTTTGTGTTGCGCCACCAATTCATCATTACCGGCCAGGTTCAGGGGGTCGGCTTCAGGCCGTTTGTCTATAGAACGGCCATGGATGCCGCTGTTACCGGCTCGGTGAACAACTCCAGCCAGGGCGTGATCATCGAAGCACAAGGATCACCGGAACAATTGGAAGCATTCACCGAGACACTCGCAGGAGAAATGCCTCCCCTTGCACAGGTCGTTACCTTTGAAATGGACGAACTCACTCCGGTTGCAGGAGAAACAGAATTCATCATACTTGAATCAACGGGTGGCAGCGGACACTCCGTACTCATCAGTGCTGATGTTGCGACCTGCCCGGATTGCCTGAACGACATTGCAGACCCACAAAACCGACGGTTTCGCTATCCTTTCACCAACTGTACGAACTGTGGGCCACGCTATACTATCACCCACTCCATTCCATACGATCGCCCGCAAACTTCCATGGCCTGCTTTCCTCTCTGCCCGGACTGTCAGCGCGAATACAACGACCCATTGGACAGACGATTCCACGCGCAACCCAACGCCTGCCCCCGGTGCGGTCCCAAGGTCTGGCTGACAAGCAATACAAACACCATGATCGCCCAAGGAGACGAATCCATTCGCCGATTGGCGTGTGAACTCCTGGAAGGAAAAATCGCCGCAGTCAAAGGACTGGGAGGATTCCACCTCGTGTGTGACGCGACTTCCGACACCGCTGTTGCGACCCTCCGCACTCGTAAACACAGACCAGACAAGCCCTTGGCTGTCATGGTCCCGGATATGGAAACAGCCAAAAAGCTGGCGGACATCCTCCCGGCTGAGGAAGCATGGCTTACAGGAGTCAAGCGCCCCATTGTCCTCGCAGCAAAACGTCCCTCCCATGCGCTTTCTTCTCTCGTGGCTCCTGACACGAATTTCATTGGACTGATGCTCCCATACACCCCCCTGCACCATGTCCTGCTGAGTGATTTGACTCATACGCAAAATTGCATGGAAAAAAAGAAAGCTCTTCCGGCCCTTGTCATGACTTCCGGGAACATGTCCTCGGAGCCGATCGCCTTGGGCAACAGGGAAGCAATGGAAAGATTGTCTGACATTGCCGATATATTTCTCTACCACAATCGGGACATTCTAGTGAGGACGGATGACTCTGTCCTTCGCGTCAATCCGACCAGTGGAGACCCGCTTTTCATGCGCAGAGCACGCGGATTTACTCCAGAACCAGTCTTCCTCGCAGACAAAGGGCCAGTGGTGCTGGGAGTCGGACCGGAACTCAAATGCACCGTGACGCTGACCAAAGGAGACCAGGCATTCCCCAGTCAACATATAGGGAATGTCGCCAACCTGGAAACTATGGAGTTTCACCAGGAACTCCTTGCGCATATGGAGAAGACTCTCCAAGTAAAGCCAGAACTCATCGTGCGAGACCTCCATCCCGATTACATGACAAGTGAAAGAGCCGAGACTCTCGGTTCGGAACGGTCAATCCCGGTTGCCATCCTCCAGCACCATTACGCCCATATTCATGCGGTTCTGGCCGAAAACCAATTCACCGACCCAGCCATTGGATTTGCGCTGGATGGCACAGGCCTTGGAGAAGACGGCACCATCTGGGGTGGAGAGTGTCTCCTGGTCATGCCTGAAGATTTGTCCCATCAGCGTTTAGCCCATTTTTCACATATTCCTCTCCCTGGAGGCGAGGCTGCAGTCAAGGAACCATGGCGCATAGCCCAAGCGGCTCTCAGGGAAATAGGAATTACCAGCCCTGGAACCTATCGTTGGCCATGGCTCGATGAGTTTTCTCGCGAGTCCGCCTTTTTACCCAAGATTCTCGATAAGCGCATCAACACTCCCCTGACATCCAGCTGCGGACGACTTTTTGATGCGGTTGCCGCTCTTTGTGGTTTGGCAAATACCATCACCTATGAAGGACAGGCTGCCATTCGTCTGGAAAAAATTCAGGACATGACCGAAACACACGCCTACCCTTGTCCTCTCAAGTCTCATGAACCGATAGCTCTCAACACCCACAAGTTGATCAGAGGAGTCATAGAAGACCTCGACGCGGGAGTTCCTGTGCCCGTTGTCGCACGTCGCTTTCACCTCGGCCTTATCACGGGACTCGTGGATATGGCTTATTCCTTTTCACTGATACTCGATATACATCATATTGCCCTCTCCGGCGGTGTCATGCAAAACCTAACATTGGCCGCAGAACTTCCGATAGCGCTTGAACAAGCAGGCCTGGTCCCGTTGGTTCACAAAAAAATCCCCCCGAATGATGCCTGCATCTCACTTGGACAGGCAGCCTGGGGCCAAAGAAAACTTCTCCTTGAACATTCATAAAGGATATCATGATGCACACCATCTTTCTGACCATTATAGCACTTCTGCTCCTCTCGGCACCTGCCCAGGCACAAGAGAGCGCACCATGTCCCGCTCCGCCACTCACATTCTGTGCTCCCACCATGCTCGGCCAGGTCGCCATCAGGGAAGAAACCGCCGGACATCTTATTGATATGCGATACCCGGTTCTCTGTGATGCGGATGCAACGGCAACGATTCGAGACGATATGACCGCAACACTTGCGCGTTTCAAGGCCATAGATCCCGAACACGATCAATCAGAATTTCCGCACAAATACAGCATGGAATCAGAGTA comes from the Pseudodesulfovibrio piezophilus C1TLV30 genome and includes:
- a CDS encoding glycosyltransferase family 2 protein: MHRFFIPQTLPPCSGIRPEFRERFSGWHLGMGLPETLLALIRGLNALGRDIPSCKNTALGMGVWGFQTHPLMHDLAQAAVETTATVNTNPQQKALAERIAATPKLNDTDTETMETWHALVRQEDRSLLLRFLAVVLADSTKGLSWLGHCWQDMLFLGRPEIPKAALDMVQWDAITFPLKARLEAEWSFHCHQPEQALQAIESLDSDLWGLWRAYTGAEVLIRSGETEEAKEVLSNLWSMIPWHINLTLKLHALFNPIVMAADEKTNDAAILVYSWNKGELLAQTLKSLASSNLGQARIYALDNGSTDNTPEVLRQAQDIFGAERFQTITLPVNVGAPAARNWLLSLPAVRTAQWAAFLDDDVILPKDWLLHLLGAAQGDKKLGAVGCRITAATPPFGLQSADYNLFPTPPKKTAPGHLPNRVLLYDNCAGSTDTGLFSYTRPCLSVSGCCHLINMEAVRMAGGFDLRYTPSQFDDLDRDLRSALAGMPALYTGTMAIHHVQHSSLAKSKSVQQIGHVMGNKFKLDTRYTDEELLRLGAENRERLWDDLQTKHDFLAALLG
- a CDS encoding ATP-binding cassette domain-containing protein, translated to MKVKNVLMHPLIQLEGVSVRRNGTRLVGSLSMQLLRGEHVAVVGHNGSGKTTLLKLLRGDILPDPGGVRVYDLGDGPQPTVLGLRQRIGLVSADMQDFYFLHARRSVGRTVVLAGFFDTPLLYEQASPQQEAAADEIIALLGIEELAASELGTLSTGQVRKLLIARALAPRPDILLLDECLEGLDVVSRAEVLSLLDTAGEISTLVCAAHRIGDVPHSVNRAVIMHGGRIIMEGDREDALELLQESEPDVVACELPVHNEVDDVEFLVRMKNVSVVSGGVRFLHSVNWTVLPGENWIILGDNGAGKSTLLKLILSEIAPYADDAQGLGVVERLGGMPMDKARPRIGFVSPALQTGYGRELAWEVTALETVLSGYRGSVGMLDEPESAELLGAQDWLARVGLAELADRPLRRMSYGQQRRILLARAMASNPRLLLLDEPMAGLDSVSRSLMLGLLQQLADSGVPLVMVTHHVEDRIAAINHVMVMERGKQIFCGTREEFEGSVPMGMGS
- a CDS encoding cold-shock protein; the protein is MVSGYLRFVSTYSMEVGVRREGTVSWFNEQKGFGFILADDGSDVFVNYSEVIRDGFQTLDAGERVSFDIVDEKIGPKAVDVRLMHAASQSLHF
- a CDS encoding glycosyltransferase, yielding MNPSFDLTSLPHDLRRHLLLGFSGRLHLQSATGSALAGNWENSPIIASIAQDLFLAAWGENPFDGNCVAGLASHLESLPPVSPVLLPVIRAVLSHWHPEVTPEARIAMSADVRTQMDFLRNRLVKTPQNLFWWHHLYEFVRINSQWEFLVEMISSTIPRSELASLFAYAKANAMLALGEVLPAAGMYRENLNTLPLPVVKERLITAWLRSGKEEKALGLLERCVAERPWNVSLWLRLHDHLAGSAKNVARLPGRVTVLGYSWNKADDLVTTLDSLLSSKGAVESDIRVCLLDNGSSDTTSDVINHFIEKFGPERASSVALPVNVGAPAARNWLMHLPEVQVSDFVAYIDDDIALPGDWLGRLGEAVKQYPDAGVWGCKVVDFNGPARMQCGEHNLAPSPGHRQEALMGTLMLQDADFGQADYIRPCASVTGCVHLFRTQRLLETGDFDLRFSPTQYDDLERDLRMVLAGGYAVYTGFLSIAHKRKSGAQSELGGGESAGATANLRKLMTKYEPEEFEKMARDMDKVLLADLLAKQAQVGYRS
- a CDS encoding DUF362 domain-containing protein; the encoded protein is MSAKVVITHIPEYSFPSLAQRTAVLLEKAGLTPSPGHHILVKPNLVSPSNASHCCTHPMIVKAACAYLLDHKVKITVADSPAFGNASHAARRSGLRQAMAELGLEVTSLRHPTPLPLSQGGTIGISKDALEKDLILNIPKLKVHCQMTISGAVKNLFGCVVGFRKAVAHNRLGHSHEVFRSMLMDVYDALPTTFHLMDGIHSMHKDGPINGEPFELGLLSASNNGIALDTAAYVILGLQPNQVPLWEEAYMRRLVGSHPDDIVYPFENTGVFDTTGFEMSNKRPLDFHLLRLIKGRVRSLMKRFVK
- a CDS encoding glycosyltransferase, with the translated sequence MHTVTSLIQQLITLTRNTGYLTPDHAMAVAGNILEARPLPDALAALAPALLRHATIFDPFDREKIRLAHEINERIPHPPFSQWIRHARALTKDEPIPENIPFPDVSTASAQECIAFIAHQTANSHRYPILLHLWQTGAGPELIKAIRILAASPSGMLAAPLMAWGAYAAGKPLLTEMLLEEGVDSFVAHNLRARIALDSGIHAKAVEYLRTSLEAEPFQPAIIEQLATLESDNSESFPEDNTHICLYTWNKPELLAQTLHSLAHTAIGSTGVTVLNNGTTTCSPDELERRVHDQTPGLSIHWVHLPVNIGAPAARNWLLSLPEVRQCRYVAFLDDDVLLPRTWLAQFHKTLRRFPEAAAVGPKCMNPNVHTIQYAFRHFTQTGQDMIRFSPNAPTLMDMGQFDSARPSLTVMGCCHLLDTKRLAARKVPHFDIRFSPSQVDDIEHDLQIWKAGGQVFYDGSVGVVHLQDTGKAQSRATIGHTYANHSKLEAIFSQEELSMMDAAYKDADKSAFSKSLQAVLPTLNGTARVFWETIKTNI
- a CDS encoding RNA recognition motif domain-containing protein gives rise to the protein MSKNIYVGNLPWSATEDEVRAAFAAYGEVTSVKLIEDRETGRPRGFGFVEMSEDGYLDAIEALDGKDFGGRNIKVNEAKPRVERPRW